From the Lemur catta isolate mLemCat1 chromosome 1, mLemCat1.pri, whole genome shotgun sequence genome, the window TtgaaaagtcattatttttccattaaaaataataaataactcaCTAATCCACATACTTTCTaaaactctaaaaacaaaacattatctGGTATAtgttaaacaaattataataaaaaatataagggATTTTGTATGTCTAACTAGGAAAATATCGTGTTTTAATTTAATAGCAACAAATGAGAGATGTATTTTATTGCTACCACTAGAAAACgcctcttttgtttgtttatttgtttggtgtGTTGGTGGGttttgagaaaaataacagaTTCTAGTGGATTAATAACTGGCTAATAGACTTAACTTCTCCAGTGATAAGCTATGACATTGTATCTGTTtctacattataatttttaaaaacacctaaATAAATTTAGCTAACATCATAGCTATAACCAGTTTAGGCTATTTCAACATGATAACAaaatgaactagctgaaaaatgaacaaatcctTAAAACTGCCCAGGTATTTTAACTTCTGCAATGCCAATTGTTAAAGGTTGTGTTCCCAAGCACCAGACTCTGAGACAGAATTTAGTTTGCTGgatgcttatttatttgtttgtttattttgttttttattttttgagacagtctcattctgttgccttggctaaagtgcagtgacatcatcatagctcactgcaatctcaaactcctgagctcaagcgatcctcctgcctcagccttctgagtagctgggactataggcatgcgtcaccatgcccagctaatgtttctattttttgtagagacagggtctcactcttgctgaagctggtcttgaactcctgacctcaagtgatcctccagcctgggccttccagtgtgctagaattacaggtgtgagccaccatgccagttTGCTGGATGTTTATTAAGGAGTGTCCTTGGGCTCAACACCTGTGGAGAAAGGGAGACTCAAGCAGGAGTGGGCAGAAGTTGAGCTGCAATATGAACCCAATAAGACAGCCTCAGCTGACCCCATTTGGAACTCTGGAGCTAGAATGGTCCTTCAGAGTTTTCCCCTTTGAGTCAAGATGGCCATGACTTTATACTATCACATCAATTAATCACTGAATATGGTCTTCCCTGGAAGGGCCATGACCTTGGATGAGGCAGCTCTCTGCAACTGAGGCAATCAGTGAAAGGCATTGACAGCTGAAGACTGTTTTGTGGCAACATTCCTTGCCACTGGGCAACGAATCCTTCACTGAAGGGACTCCACCAATAAACCAGGCTTATTGTCTCCTTTTACCCACATAGCCCCTGAAATAGCCAACTGTCGTAGCCTAACAAGGCTACACTCTAGTTTAAAAGTAATTTGAAGAAGTTACTTGGCTGAATCAATCTTACATGAAGAATGCTTGGTCCAGCATCTCCATGTAGAAATATCCTGCTATTCAGTTTCTCTGTTCATTAAACAAATGAGCCAGAAAGTATATGGATTCAACAGATAATCTTTAATtgacaaaagcaagaaaattagcaatttagttagaaaaattaacttaaattccAGTTAAGTCTCAGAGTCATTAGATACTCATTCTACTCTCCCATGACTTTTACAAGATAGTGCAGCAAGAACTCAATCTTCAGAAAGCTCACCCTGAGCCACTTAAATGTTCTTAAGTTTAAAAAACTTAAAGCATTTTCACTATACAATGTTTAGTAGGGCAGAAAAATGATTTAGTGGAAAGAAATTCAACAGGGgcttgaataatattttttcccttttattgaacaaaaagtcaaaaaaaaaaatcataccccAGAATGTTGCATATTTCTGCCACTTAAAGTTTGAGAATAAAGTTCTTTTGTAATCCAAActgttataaaacaaaacattgattGCATTAATTGGTATATTATTtgcagaataattttaaaagctacaaGGACTATTATTCTCATTCTGCATTCCTTAACTCCCATCCCTTGTTTTGTCTCAGTTGCTTTCTGAAAATTGAGTCCAGAAAAATCTCAAGCATCAATTATTTTAACAAACATAATTCTAAGAAATAATCAGaagcagcagcaataaaaaagaaaataccggCAGTCTATCATTCTCATTTATTGGATGACAACTTATTTGGCGATAGTTTTCTCAAAAAAGGTGGCTGTAcattaataatcatttaaatttaattaactaattttttattttggttgatttaattcatttattaagacatcaaatgggaaaaaaagttttgtttcaaTTCAACATATACTTCCTAAACATTTTAGTTGTAGTTTTACAATCTTGACATCGTAGGGGCTTAGGAATAGAAATCTGGCTGGGAGGGGCACTGGGGTGCTTGTCTTGAAGCTGAGTTTGCAGAGAAAACATGCTGTTGTTTAACTtggattttatgtttatttaaggtGTTCTGAAAGCTAATGGCGATGGTGGGGAGGTGGCTAGCTACTGCTGCTTGTTATTTGCAAGCTGCTATGTTGTGCACTGCTTCTGTTAACATAATTccaaaaacataaattttctctttaagaaaTTGACATTTAGTGTATTAAGTAGCtgtggagaagaaaataaaagcacataggTATAAAAGCTAAGGTggtgaaaaagagagaagacattaTATCCATTTAAAAGGATCAGGCcctgtacctgtaatcccagctactggagaggcggCAAGAGGATCCCTTAGTCCaggagcctaggagttggaggctgtagtgagctatgatctatgatcacatcactgcactccagtctgggcaacagagcaagaccttgtctttaaaaaataaataaaaattttaatttaatttaaaagcaaataaataaatatcaaaatctgTGTCAGACGAAATGGCACTAGAGATAAACCTTGAAGTATAGGCTTTAAACAACTTGACCAGCTTATGCTCTATGATTACACATgcaaaaatgaagtgaaaattaGATGACAGTTCAGATCAAAGAAGCAGGGACTTAACCATCTAGCAATGAATCAAAAGCTGTTAGGGTCCATTATTTGATATTCACTTTCATACTGGATTTTAGATTTAGAGTATGTAGGCACAGTGTTATGTGTCCACAAAGGCAATTCCATGACTACTACAGTAGAAGTAGTATCTCTAATATCAGTTTCACTCTGATAGGTATCTGATGATGTTTTCAACCATCTTTTGTGAGTTAAGTCAAGAGGGTTtgaaaaatgccatattttatgAAACAACTAGCTGCCCAATTCCATATAAGGGTAAAACTAAACTGTGTCCAATTTTGTACCTAGGCCAAGAGGTGATTCTCGCAGGAATTCTGAAGAGCTGCAACAATGCACCCGTGAATAATGAGTAGTACCTACTGTGGCAACTCTTCAGCTAAGATGAGTGTCAACGAAGTATCAGCTTTCTCCTTGACTCTGGAGCAAAAGACTGGCTTTGCTTTTGTTGGGATTTTGTGTATCTTCTTGGGACTTCTAATTATCAGATGCTTCAAAATCCTGTTAGACCCATACAGCAGCATGCCTTCCTCTACCTGGGAGGATGAAGTTGAAGAGTTTGATAAAGGGACATTTGAATATGCACTGGCGTGAGAGTCCCAGCTTGATAGGTTTTATGGTTGTGCCATTGGGACACGTGGCGGATACGTTTGTAATTACCTTGAGTGTGCAGGAGAGCAGTTCAGTTAGTGCACTGAGTTCAGTAAACATCTGCGGTTAATTTATCCACCATGCTGTGTAAATAATAAACCATCATTGGAATTTGTCACTTTCCTCTGTCCCCAAATGGAGGTTTCTAATGAATAGGGCATAACGATTGCTGCAGCCATATATACCATTTGTATTCTTATCTCAAACATCTGCCTTGaatttctgcttcctttcttgtGCTAATAAACTATGCTAGAGCTTCCCTGCTTTCTCTCCTCTGCAAAGCTCAGGCACCCTCTCCACATTCCAGATTCAGCCCCTTTAGCTTTAGCGAATCAGGTCTTAAACATAAGGAGCCTTCAGTCCAAAGAATAAATAGAATATGATTTTTCTAATAATAGCCATAGGTCCAAAAGGTTCACAGgtaaagaaaactcaaaaaactAACACCCAAATAATATAAGTTACAAGTAGCCACAGGGCCTAAAAGTCTCCACATCTCACAAAACTCTGACCTTTCTAGTTCTTCTCCTTGTTGAATCTCTTGCACTAAAATTTTATAGCTTGGGATCCAAACCAGACCTGCCTCACACTGGTGCTCCTTCCCCTACTCCTTGTATAAGCAGAATGAAAAAGAGCACTCTGCCAGAAACAAGAAGTACAGTCTGCACGCTGCCACGGTTagagctgtgcaaccttgggcaagtcatctaTGTAAGGTTTTTTTGGACTTGccgcgccagagaaagaaagacgagcagaggctttattggagcgctcccaggtgagggtaatgagtcccaagagaggggcccaggcgagATTTTAGGGTCCcaggagatagagagagagagagacccgaaaaGTTGCCCCGctcagaagtctgagtgggtttatacaTGTTTTTTTGGGCTGGGGAATGGGGGTTTCTTTGGCGGGAAGATTTCGGCgcgaagagtgaggaatttctttgttgcagttttagggcgggtattgaggaataggaggggtttcttcttttttttcattaaggaagggaggggtgcctgccaccagccttacaatctAATCCCTGTGGACTTCAGTGAGAGAGCTAACCAGATTTCTAATGTCCTTTTCAATTTTAGTGCCCTGTGAATGCTACAAATGTACCTAGAAACCCAGAGATATGAGATGAATGGGGACTTAAGATATTATGAGAAGTTTTCAGATCAGGAGCCTAAACTCAGCGATTTGAATTCcaatattggcctaggcaagaactagctttatgacctaggaagtttctgtatctgtaaaacaaggataaAGACACCCATCCTGCATATCTTCAGGAATAGTGGAAAGATCAATGAGATATGATGAATGTAAAAGCAATTTACAAACTATAAAACTGTGTTTAAACATATCTTGCTATCATTATTTAGAATTCTCATCAACAGTAGTAATAGAGATTTTCAAACCCTAAGAAGCAATGGCTTATTTTAAGTTAATCTCTCCAATCTTCATTCTCTTTATTTGAGAAATGAAAGGGTAGAATTATACAGTTCTAAAATTCTTTCCAACTACAAAATTCTAACTATGAGTTAGAATGAAGGAATACAGCaggagataaatataaaaaatatttatgtcactCAAGAATACAAAACTGCCAAACATACCAAGAAGGAATAAgactaatatttactgaaagtGCTAAATTAGgtgctttccatttatttgataCTCTTATCAAGCCATTGAGTTTGGGAcgactatttccattttatttttttctcaatttcacagataaggaactGAAGttaagagattaagtaacttcccGGGGTCACCAAGCTAGGAAATGATTGTGTTAGGAATCAAACACGAGCAGACTAATGTCTGCTGTACTCCTAGACACTGTCCTCAATGCTTCTACATATCTTATAAACGATCACTATTCAGGTCTATGGCACTCCCAGACTAGCTGTCTTAGTGAGATTCCTTGATGCTTTCCATCTCATGGTAGATTTAGAACACATCACTATTGGCTATGGATCTTCTGGACCAAACCCTCATCTCAAGGAGGCTCTTTGTACCCCAGTTGGTACAAAAGTGTAGACCTAGAACACCTCATAGCCAATTAATAATTTGGCCCAAAAACACCTCATTGGCCAAGCTCAGCTGAACATATTGAAAGTTGTATATGCCAGGAGATTAGCCATCTGTTTTGTGACCAAGGCTTTTAAAGTACTCTCCAAGATACACATTCAAGTACCACGTGTTCCATTTACCTCCTAGGGAAGACACCCACCAAGACCCTCCATTTTGGTGACTAGAGAAAAACAAGGGCAGATCTTTACTTCAAAAGAACAAAGGCACATGAAACCAAAGACAAGAAAACTTTATGAAATATGAGCATTGTTTCTGAAAATTCAACTCCCATAAGCTTTTTAGATATCACCAACTCCACCACAATATTATTTCCAATCCCACTGAAGAGAAATTCTATTAACCAAAAGTCTCTTTACCCATGGTTTTATTTGTGTACCTTAGACTTtattttgtgtgtgggggggggggaggcaagAAGGGTCAGCATCTGTATTTTGAGAActagaaacaatataaaaaatagaaaaagctggTTACAGTATGGATACAAGgtggaaattttattaaatgctaatTCTTCTAGGAATAGATGTCCAATGCCATAGCCAGATCAGCCTCCAGCTTCACCTTCTGAAGAGCCTCGTCAGGGAGGACAGGAGGAAAGACAGAGGCACGTACCTCCACCCAGCTTGCTGCTGTTACCTCACCCACATGTCTGAAAGGCTTAAATCAGGTTCCCCTTTCAAGGTTGGCTTTATGGATGGTGTAATTTCACCCGTATCCCCCAAATCATCTCCTATCTGCTCCAGAATGTCTGAATTCCCTTAACAGAGAACAAAGACTTTCATTTCACAGTTAGAGATAAAAGGCTTAGAATGAAAATGTCTAGTTGATGTAAGACCAAGACTAAAACTAATTCACGTTGCAGTGAAGTCAGGCAGTCagtcagcaagaaaaaggaaattgacTGGTATCAGAGGCATTCACAGTCTTCAGGAGAGGGATAGGGTTACAGAATAAATAGGTGGCTCCTGAGAGGGTTAGAAGATGTTAGTTCACAGCTCCTGTCCTGGCTGGCTGGATAGAACTTGTTTGGGATCCCAGCCCTACCCTAGTGGTCCCCAGTCCTGATCTAAATAACCAGCCCCTCCCAGCTGAGTCTGAAATGTGACTAACTCCCATGCCTAAAAACCTTCTATCTGGGGAGTTAGAATCCTTTGTTGAATAGATAAATGTCTTGTGCTGGTGGCCTTTAAGAGCAGAATGAGTTTAGGTACATACTTGTAATTCTGTCTCTATTTCTGATACAGCTTCATGACATTAGCCTGACTGATTACCATGACATTTACCTGACTAAGATTATCAAAGGGGTTTTACTTAGGTATCTCCAGATTCCTTTATCTCCTGTATCTGCTCACTAACTTAACTTTACCTTTCTTTTAAGAGGCAAAAATATAATACCTATCCCAGTCTCTAATGATTCTTGGAATCTTAGATATGGCTAAGTAAAAGTCTTTAGCCAACtgtaaataatgctgaaataGTAGAAGCAAGCACTGTATATAAACTGTTTATGTTCTAAACCCTATACACAGATTAAGTCATTTACTCTTCATAATAACTCTATGAcaagg encodes:
- the CTXN2 gene encoding cortexin-2 — encoded protein: MSSTYCGNSSAKMSVNEVSAFSLTLEQKTGFAFVGILCIFLGLLIIRCFKILLDPYSSMPSSTWEDEVEEFDKGTFEYALA